The Manihot esculenta cultivar AM560-2 chromosome 11, M.esculenta_v8, whole genome shotgun sequence genome includes a region encoding these proteins:
- the LOC110626197 gene encoding protein SHORT-ROOT — protein MDTSLFSPKQNYTHFFPLHHQRSNDQQAPSLDMQSNNHSNYNNSSSNNHPQNSHTSTSRSSDSGEPCGSTSNKWASKLLRECARAISDKDSTQIHQLLWMLNELASPYGDCDQKLASYFLQALFCKATDSGHRCFKTLTSVAEKSHSFDSARKLILKFQEVSPWTTFGHVSSNGAILEALEGETKLHIIDISNTLCTQWPTLLEALATRNDETPRLKLTVVVTASIVRSVMKEIGQRMEKFARLMGVPFEINVISGLNNLSELTKEGLSVQEDEAIAINCIGALRMVEVEKRSAVIQMFQSLNPRVVTVVEEEADFTSSRYEFVKCFEECLRYYTLYFEMLEDSFSPTSNERLMLERECSRSIIRVLACDHEENGDGGGGECERRERGNQWCERLREAFTPVGFSDDVVDDVKALLKRYKAGWSLMQPPQGDQETSGLYLTWKEEPVVWASAWKP, from the coding sequence ATGGACACATCTCTCTTCTCTCCAAAACAAAATTACACACATTTCTTCCCTCTCCACCACCAGAGAAGCAATGATCAGCAGGCACCATCTCTAGATATGCAAAGCAACAATCACAGCAACTACAACAACAGTAGCAGCAACAATCATCCCCAAAATAGCCACACCTCTACGAGTCGGTCATCGGATTCCGGTGAGCCTTGTGGGTCTACAAGTAACAAATGGGCATCAAAGCTTCTTAGAGAGTGTGCAAGAGCTATCTCTGATAAGGATTCAACCCAAATCCATCAACTTCTTTGGATGTTAAATGAGTTGGCTTCCCCTTATGGAGATTGTGACCAGAAATTGGCATCTTATTTCTTACAAGCTCTTTTTTGTAAGGCTACGGATTCCGGTCACCGATGCTTCAAAACTCTAACTTCAGTAGCTGAAAAGAGTCACTCCTTTGATTCTGCTAGAAAGTTGATACTAAAATTCCAAGAGGTAAGCCCTTGGACAACTTTTGGTCATGTTTCTTCTAATGGTGCAATCTTAGAAGCCTTAGAAGGTGAAACAAAACTTCACATAATTGATATTAGCAATACACTTTGCACCCAATGGCCAACTTTGCTTGAAGCGTTAGCTACAAGAAACGACGAGACCCCTCGTTTAAAGCTCACTGTTGTTGTTACTGCTAGCATTGTAAGATCAGTCATGAAAGAAATAGGCCAAAGAATGGAGAAATTTGCAAGGTTAATGGGAGTTCCCTTCGAGATCAATGTAATAAGTGGATTAAACAACTTATCAGAGCTCACTAAAGAAGGATTAAGTGTTCAAGAAGATGAAGCTATAGCTATCAATTGCATCGGAGCATTGAGAATGGTTGAAGTAGAAAAAAGAAGTGCTGTGATCCAAATGTTTCAATCACTTAACCCACGAGTTGTGACAGTGGTTGAAGAAGAAGCTGATTTTACTAGCTCAAGATATGAGTTTGTCAAGTGTTTTGAAGAGTGCCTTAGGTATTATACTCTATACTTTGAGATGCTAGAAGATAGCTTTTCACCAACTAGCAATGAAAGATTGATGTTGGAGAGGGAGTGCTCAAGGAGCATAATTAGGGTTTTGGCTTGTGACCATGAAGAAAATGGTGATGGAGGAGGAGGGGAGTgtgagagaagagaaagaggaaaCCAGTGGTGCGAGAGACTCCGAGAGGCGTTTACGCCGGTCGGATTCAGCGACGATGTTGTGGATGATGTAAAAGCATTGCTTAAAAGGTACAAAGCTGGATGGTCACTTATGCAACCTCCTCAAGGAGATCAAGAAACATCAGGACTTTACTTGACATGGAAAGAGGAACCTGTGGTATGGGCATCAGCATGGAAACCCTAA